From the genome of Clostridiaceae bacterium:
TCCTGAATTCTTATCCAAAGCAAGCAAAGTTCCTTTATAACCTTTACTACCTGTTCTTCCGATATTAAAGATTACTAAATTGTCAATTTCATTTTTACCAACTATGGGAGTTGCAAGAGCACCTCCGTTATTATCGGTGTCATATACACATTCAATTGATTTTTCCCATAATAACTCTCCTGTTAGGGCATTAATTTTTCTCATGAACGAAAATCCTCCAAGTCCTTGCTTGTCAACTTCGCAGGCAGTGTATAAGAAAACATCAGATGGACTTATTTCTTCCAGTACCGTTGTACTGTCTGTATCATCTGTTACATTCCTTGCCCATACAGGTTTCATGGTATTTATGTCCAGACACTGGAAAAGTCCGCTGTTATCAGCAAAATAAACAAAATTCTTATAAACTGCAGGAGAATTTTCAACACCGATTCTTGTTCCAAAAGGAGATGTGTATCTGTATTTTACAATCTCAGGACTAATGGATATTGTCGCCTTTTCAAGATTAAAATCGGTATTTAGCTTAACAGTATAAACAATACCGTTTTCACCACAGACCAGTAAAGTATCTGTATAGCCATCCACTAATGGAACTGAATCAAATGCTCCCCATAGCCTGTAAGCATGAGGATCTATTCCATCAATAAATAATAGTTGCTTCTGGTCAATCAAACTAAAGATTCTAAATCCAATAGGGCCCTGTTCACCATTTTTTTCAGATATACCCTGGCCGGTATAAAGAAGAGGAAAACCTCTGGGATCAACAGCAACACTACCTTTTATGGGATAACCGATATCTATGGGTTCTCTGGTGGGATTCCCATCCTCCAGGTCTAAAAAGTATATTTTACCGTCTAATGTTCCGTATATTACCTCAACCAAATTATCTTTTTCCTTTTTGGCAGGAAATATATTCATTATATTTTTTACTTCATCATCCCATTTTACAATGACAGGCTGGCCATTCCAGCCTACACCGGTCCATGTGTCAATATATCCGATTTTAGTAAACCATATAGCTTCAAGCTTTTTTTCCGTTACTTCAACATGACCGAAGCTGGCAGTATTCCTGAAGTTATTTCCTCTGAAGGTGGTGATGCCCTGAACTAATGAGTAGTTTTCAGGTTTTGGAAAAGATATTTCAGGTTTTCTGGAATATGTCTCCACTGGTTTACCATCAATAAGTACCCAATAATTATATCCCTGAAAATCTGAAGGACTGTAGCTTTCATTAAAAACATCAAGCTTAACTATATTTTCCTCAACTGATTCTTCGGTATTTTGTTTATCAGCCGGTAAATTCTGTGACTCCTCAGATTCCAGGTTCTCCTGAATATCATTTGTGGCAGCCTGTTCAAATGAATTTTCTGTATCGTACTTCTCCTGAACATATAAATCACAGGATGTTAATAAAATATTTGACAGTATTAAAACCAGAATAAGTAGTTTTCTTATGTATACTTTTTTGTTTCCACGGTTTATAGATTTATTCATTTAGTAATCCAAGCCTCTCTTAAGTGAATATTTTAACGCTCCTTGGATATTAACGTAATGATAGAAAATGTAAACGTTATTACTATATATTTTAGCAAATATAAGCATAAATTAAAATGGTTAAAAATTAAACCTTATGTTAAAATAACTAAAGGGTGGATATAATTCCTTGTAATACATTATAATACTACATAGTAAATACACATGACTTAAGATTGTAGAACAAGGCAAATATATTATATAACAAATATATATTAAATATAATTTATAAACACATATGAAAGAGTGGAATGAAATGACAAGAGAAATATATCTTGACAATAGTGCTACTACAAGACCTTATGAAGAGGTCATTAGTTATATGAATGATATAAACTTAAACTACTATGGCAATCCCTCTTCATTACATAAAAAAGGAATTGAAGCTGAAAGGTTAATAAAAAAATCCAGGGATATTATTGCCAAAACTCTGTCTGCAGATAGCAGTGAAATAATCTTTACTTCAGGAGGGACTGAATCAAATAACCTGGCAATTAGAGGATTCCTTCAGGCCAACCCCAGAGCAGGAAAACACGTGATTACTACACCCATAGAGCATCCATCTGTATTGGAAGTCTATAAATATCTTTCAAATACAGGTTTTCAGGTAGATTATCTTGATATAGACCAAAAGGGTGCCGTAGACATTGAAGGATTAAGAAATAAAATAACTGAACAGACTTCACTTCTTAGTATTATACTTGTAAACAATGAAACAGGCTCTATTCAAGATATTGAAAAAATAATAAACGTAAAGAACTCTGTTAATCCAAAAACCGTTTTGCATGTTGATGCTGTACAAGCCTATGGCAAAATGTTAATTTCTCCCGCTAAATGGGGGATAGACATTATGTCAATGAGCAGCCATAAAATTCATGGTCCTAAAGGTGTTGGAGCATTATACGTTAATAAATCAATTAGAATAAAACCCATACTTTTTGGTGGAGGACAGGAATCAGAAATAAGATCTGGGACTGAAAATGTTGCTGGAATATGTGGTTTTGGCATGGCTGCAGAATTATCGTTTAATTCCATGGAAGCAAACTATATTAAAGTTAAAAATTTAAGAGACAAGTTTGTTGAGTTGTTATCGGACTCAGGGGTAGAACATAATATAATTTCACCTGAAGATTCCTTACCTTATATATTAAATGTTTCTTTCACGCATGTTAAATCTGAAGTACTGCTACATCATCTTGAAGAGAAAAATATTTTTGTATCAACAGGCTCTGCATGTTCTTCAAGAAAGGCAAAACATAGCCATGTTTTAAAAGCCATGGGAATTAAAAGCTGTGATATAGAAGGTGCAATAAGATTTAGCTTTTCAGTTCATAATACAGAACAGGATATTTTTGATACAGTTGAAGCACTTAAAGAAATAATTCCAAGAATAAAGATAAGACGTGGAGGCAAGTGATGAAAAAGATAATTCTTGTAAGATATGGAGAAATCATTTTAAAAGGTTTAAACAGGCCGTCTTTTGAAAGCGCTCTGGTCAAAAACATAAAGAGGACATTATATGGCTTAGGTGAAATGAAAGTTGAAAAGTCCCAGGCCAGAATATTTATTGAGCCCATGAGTGACGAATTTGATTTTGACGGCGCAGTTGAAAAACTAACAAGAGTATTTGGTATAGTTTCCTTAAGCATTGTCTGGAAAATTGAAACTGATTTTGAAGTAATCAAGGAATACAGCCTCAGAGTAGTTAATGAGCTTGTTGGGGAAACAGGGTATTCAACTTTTAAAGTGATGGCTAAAAGAGGAAATAAAAGATTTCCCATCCAGTCACCTGAAATCGGTGCGAAAATAGGAGCTCACATTCTTTCTTCAATTCCAGGCTTAAGTGTAGATTTATACAATCCACAATTTACGCTTTTTATTGAAGTAAGAGAACATACATATATTTATTCTGAAATTATTCCTGCACAGGGGGGGTTGCCAACAGGAACCAGTGGAAAAGCACTGCTTCTGTTATCAGGTGGTATAGACAGCCCAGTAGCTGGATGGATGATGGGTAAAAGAGGGCTGGAAATTGATGCGATTCATTTTTACAGTTATCCCTACACCAGTGAAAGAGCAAAGGAAAAAGTAATAGAACTGGCACGTATTCTATCAACCTATTGTTTTGATATCCATCTTCATATTGTTCCATTTACGGCCATCCAGGAAGAAATAAACTTTAATGCCCCCCATAACCAGATGACAATTATCATGAGAAGGGCAATGATGAAAATAGCCGAAGCTATTGCAAAGAATACAGGATCTCTGGCATTAATTACCGGAGAGAGTTTAGGGCAGGTTGCAAGCCAAACCATCCAGGGACTTGCCGTAACCAATAATGCTGTCAGTATGCCAGTTTTCAGGCCATTGATTGGTATGGATAAAAATGAAGTAGTTGCCCTGGCAAGAAAAATAAACACATATGAAACATCCATACTGCCTTATGAAGATTGTTGCACCACTTTTGTAGCAAAACACCCTGATACAAGGCCGCAGTTAGACAAAATATTAAAACTGGAAAAAGAACTTCAACTGGATAATTTGATTGAAGAAGCAGTAAAAAATACAGAGATTATTATACTTACCAGAGGCAAAGTAATAGAAAAATAATATAGAGAAATTATAAAAGATAATATATTCAGAGATTTTTATTTCCAACTGTAATATAGCCATAAGGGGTAGCAATACTATTATAGTAAATGCTATTAGTTTAAAAAGGGGAGTTAAAAAATGCTGTCCTTACAATGGCTAAGAAACCGTAAAGGTTGGATTTTTTTAATATTTTTCTTGCTTGTGTTATTACCTGCAATAATCGCATTTGTGTTTTTTTCCCGCCTTTTAAATACAAATTGTTTTTATAAAGGCATAACAATAGATAATATTGATGTTTCAGGATTAGATAGGCAGCAAGCTGTGGAATATATTGACAGCATAAATAATGAAAGAATTAAAAACTGGTCCTTACAATTGGAATACGATAATAACGCCTGGATAATCAATGATGAAGATATAGGACTTGTAATTAATAAGGAAGAAGCTATAGAAAAAGCATATAATATTGGAAGGACAGGCAATTATATTGACAGAATCAAAGAGATTTTAGATGTTAAGTCAAAAAATATAAATATTGAAACAAAAAGAGAGTTTGACAAAAATAAATTAAGAAATATTATATTAGAAATAAAAGAAACTATTGACATGGGAAAAGCAAATTCAAAGGTTTATTATGACAGCGAAAACAACACCATTACCATTGAAAAACATCAGGTAGGGAAAAAATTAAATGTTGAGGAAAATATCTGGCTTATAGAAAAATATATAACAGGTAAAATAGATGAAAATATAAAATTAATTGTAGAAGAAGAAGTTCCGGATATAACATATGAGAGCATTCAAAATATAAAATACGTTACATCTTCATTTTCTACTACTTTTAATCAATACGAAACTAACAGAACACATAATATTAAACTTGCCTGTGAAAAAATAAATGGTACAATTATTATGCCAGGAGAAATATTCTCCATGAATTCCGCTCTTGGAGAGAGAACTGAAGAAAATGGTTTCAAAGAAGCACCTGTAATACTAAAGAATAAATTTGTGCAGGAAACAGGCGGCGGTATATGCCAGGTCTCAACAACTGTTTACGTTGCGGCTTTAAAGGCAGGCATGGAAATAATAGAGAGGCAGCCCCATTCAATGCCTTTAGGTTATGTTAAGCCGGGGCTGGATGCCACCATAGCAGGAAACGAGATTGATCTGAAATTTAGAAACAATTTAGGCTATCCAATATGCTTATGGGCATATGTTCAGGGGAACAAACTAAATATAAAGTTTTTGGGCAGCCAGAATGAAGAAGATTATATAGTTGAACTGAAATCAGAAATAATTGAAATATATGAACCAGATGAAGAAGAAATAATAATAGATGACTCCCTGGAAGACGGAGTTAAAGTTGTAGTTCAGGAAGCCAGAAAAGGAATGAAGGTTATTGTTTATAAAGAGGTTTACAGTAAAACAGGAGAGCCACTTAATAAGGAGAAGATTTCTGAAGATATTTACTGGCCGGTAAGAGGCCAGATTAAAATAAACAGTAGTTATTTAACACAAAAAGAATTAAACATGATTGAGAATAGCAATATGAATCAATCAGAAACAGGGGAGTAGTATGAAAATAGGCAAAATACCAAATAATACGCTAAAGAAAATCATATTGGATAAAATAACTAACAAACGTTGTGAGGTCCTTATCAGACCTAAAATAGGTGAAGATTGCAGTGCTTTAGATTTTGGTGAAGATGCCTGTGTCCTGTCCTGTGACCCTATAACAGGTGCTTCCAATGAAGTAGGACGCCTTGCTGTACATATTTCTTGTAATGATATTGCATCTTGTGGAGTAGAGCCCATCGGATTAATGGTTGCCTTGCTCGCACCTCCTGAAGCCACTGAAAAAGAACTGGAAACTATTATGCGCCAGCTTTGTGAAACTGCGTCATCCTTAAATGTAGATATTATCGGAGGTCATACAGAAATAACAGATTCAGTTAATAAGTTTATCCTGATTACTACAGCCATAGGTAAGGGTAGCAAGGATAAATTAATAAAAACCTCAGACGCAAAGCCGGGAGATGATATAATTATTACCAAAACGGCAGGAATTGAAGGTACCGCAATAATCTCACATGATAAGGAAGCAGAATTGTCAGAAAAGCTGGGGAAAGATCTGATAGAATCCGGCAAAGCATTTATTAATAATATTAGTGTTGTTAAGGAAGGTATAATCGCGAGCAAATTCGGTGTTAACGCAATGCATGATATTACAGAAGGCGGGGTATTAGGAGCTGTATGGGAGATAGCTGAAGCCTCAGGAACCGGCTGTATAATTGAAGCAGATAAAATTCCTGTTGCAGATGTTACAAAAATTATATGCGATTACTATAAAATTGATCCGCTAAAACTTATATCAAGCGGCTCTATGTTAATAACCTGCAGTAACGGACAAGCCCTTGTGGAAGAATTGGCTAACAACGGCATCAGCTCTGCTATTATTGGCAAAATTACAAAAGATTTGACAAAATATATTGTTAAGGATAGCCAGTTAATAGAAATAGGACAGCCGGAAACTGATGAATTATATAAAGTGGTGGCTTTATAAGGTAGTGGCTCCCGACCATTATTGACATGAAAACGAAATATGTTATAATTTTTTTATTGGAAAAAGAGTTCCAAGCTTACTGAAATGCGAGCCACGCATGTTTTACTTATCAAATTTTCTGTGTATGATAAGTATTTATCTATATTAAAAAATGCCGGTACACAGCGGCGGAATGGGCGGTAAAAATGAGTTGGACAGATAAGATAAAAATAATTGATCCAGAAGTTGCTGAAGCTATAGAAAATGAAGCTCTCAGACAGGAATATAAAAT
Proteins encoded in this window:
- a CDS encoding PQQ-like beta-propeller repeat protein, with translation MNKSINRGNKKVYIRKLLILVLILSNILLTSCDLYVQEKYDTENSFEQAATNDIQENLESEESQNLPADKQNTEESVEENIVKLDVFNESYSPSDFQGYNYWVLIDGKPVETYSRKPEISFPKPENYSLVQGITTFRGNNFRNTASFGHVEVTEKKLEAIWFTKIGYIDTWTGVGWNGQPVIVKWDDEVKNIMNIFPAKKEKDNLVEVIYGTLDGKIYFLDLEDGNPTREPIDIGYPIKGSVAVDPRGFPLLYTGQGISEKNGEQGPIGFRIFSLIDQKQLLFIDGIDPHAYRLWGAFDSVPLVDGYTDTLLVCGENGIVYTVKLNTDFNLEKATISISPEIVKYRYTSPFGTRIGVENSPAVYKNFVYFADNSGLFQCLDINTMKPVWARNVTDDTDSTTVLEEISPSDVFLYTACEVDKQGLGGFSFMRKINALTGELLWEKSIECVYDTDNNGGALATPIVGKNEIDNLVIFNIGRTGSKGYKGTLLALDKNSGREIWKVDMDYYSWSSPVDIYTKSGKAYIIICDSGGYMRLLDGKTGKEYYRIPLEANIEGSPAVFGNIIVVGTRGQKIWGIKIK
- the thiI gene encoding tRNA 4-thiouridine(8) synthase ThiI, whose protein sequence is MKKIILVRYGEIILKGLNRPSFESALVKNIKRTLYGLGEMKVEKSQARIFIEPMSDEFDFDGAVEKLTRVFGIVSLSIVWKIETDFEVIKEYSLRVVNELVGETGYSTFKVMAKRGNKRFPIQSPEIGAKIGAHILSSIPGLSVDLYNPQFTLFIEVREHTYIYSEIIPAQGGLPTGTSGKALLLLSGGIDSPVAGWMMGKRGLEIDAIHFYSYPYTSERAKEKVIELARILSTYCFDIHLHIVPFTAIQEEINFNAPHNQMTIIMRRAMMKIAEAIAKNTGSLALITGESLGQVASQTIQGLAVTNNAVSMPVFRPLIGMDKNEVVALARKINTYETSILPYEDCCTTFVAKHPDTRPQLDKILKLEKELQLDNLIEEAVKNTEIIILTRGKVIEK
- a CDS encoding cysteine desulfurase gives rise to the protein MTREIYLDNSATTRPYEEVISYMNDINLNYYGNPSSLHKKGIEAERLIKKSRDIIAKTLSADSSEIIFTSGGTESNNLAIRGFLQANPRAGKHVITTPIEHPSVLEVYKYLSNTGFQVDYLDIDQKGAVDIEGLRNKITEQTSLLSIILVNNETGSIQDIEKIINVKNSVNPKTVLHVDAVQAYGKMLISPAKWGIDIMSMSSHKIHGPKGVGALYVNKSIRIKPILFGGGQESEIRSGTENVAGICGFGMAAELSFNSMEANYIKVKNLRDKFVELLSDSGVEHNIISPEDSLPYILNVSFTHVKSEVLLHHLEEKNIFVSTGSACSSRKAKHSHVLKAMGIKSCDIEGAIRFSFSVHNTEQDIFDTVEALKEIIPRIKIRRGGK
- a CDS encoding AIR synthase, with amino-acid sequence MKIGKIPNNTLKKIILDKITNKRCEVLIRPKIGEDCSALDFGEDACVLSCDPITGASNEVGRLAVHISCNDIASCGVEPIGLMVALLAPPEATEKELETIMRQLCETASSLNVDIIGGHTEITDSVNKFILITTAIGKGSKDKLIKTSDAKPGDDIIITKTAGIEGTAIISHDKEAELSEKLGKDLIESGKAFINNISVVKEGIIASKFGVNAMHDITEGGVLGAVWEIAEASGTGCIIEADKIPVADVTKIICDYYKIDPLKLISSGSMLITCSNGQALVEELANNGISSAIIGKITKDLTKYIVKDSQLIEIGQPETDELYKVVAL
- a CDS encoding vanomycin resistance protein VanB, with product MLSLQWLRNRKGWIFLIFFLLVLLPAIIAFVFFSRLLNTNCFYKGITIDNIDVSGLDRQQAVEYIDSINNERIKNWSLQLEYDNNAWIINDEDIGLVINKEEAIEKAYNIGRTGNYIDRIKEILDVKSKNINIETKREFDKNKLRNIILEIKETIDMGKANSKVYYDSENNTITIEKHQVGKKLNVEENIWLIEKYITGKIDENIKLIVEEEVPDITYESIQNIKYVTSSFSTTFNQYETNRTHNIKLACEKINGTIIMPGEIFSMNSALGERTEENGFKEAPVILKNKFVQETGGGICQVSTTVYVAALKAGMEIIERQPHSMPLGYVKPGLDATIAGNEIDLKFRNNLGYPICLWAYVQGNKLNIKFLGSQNEEDYIVELKSEIIEIYEPDEEEIIIDDSLEDGVKVVVQEARKGMKVIVYKEVYSKTGEPLNKEKISEDIYWPVRGQIKINSSYLTQKELNMIENSNMNQSETGE